A stretch of Methanosphaerula palustris E1-9c DNA encodes these proteins:
- a CDS encoding KUP/HAK/KT family potassium transporter — translation MSEEHGNSEQGIGGIIKAMGLVFGDIGTSPIYTLSAIFLLTKPTVENVLGIISLIIWTLILLITIQYAWLAMSLGRKGEGGTIVLRELLVPLLKKGRAITVVTMMTIIGISLFIGDGVITPAISILSAVEGLALIPGLEMIDQNILILIAAVIAIMLFSFQKRGTERVAWTFGPIMVIWFSVLTLTGIISLIKIPSIIFAINPILGWQFLTGNGISGFLILSSVILCATGGEALYADMGHLGREPIRKAWYFIFFALILNYLGQGSFILQNPGAKSILFDMVFAQSHLLYIPFLLLSIAATVIASQAMISGIFSIVYQGINTHILPIMKIDYTSSELRSQIYIDVINWLLLFSILFVMVIFRSSSNLTAAYGLAVNGTMMLTGIMITSIFFLRGSYLKSTIAWFVTIIDIAFLIANIHKIPSGAYWSLIIAMVPFMIIMIYMQGQKNLYKALKPIPLTVFLHQYNEIYHTMNKISGTALFFARDFHNIPPYMALTIFKNNIIYQDNIIISIVTGDYPFGIEGAFKKNLADGLRVYEIRMGYIQVVDVVKLFKEAKIDEKTIFYGIEDIVPSNLIWKIFAIIKRLTPSFVQFYKLPADKIHGVVTRIEM, via the coding sequence ATGTCTGAAGAGCATGGTAATAGTGAGCAGGGTATAGGTGGGATCATCAAAGCGATGGGTCTCGTCTTCGGGGATATTGGAACCAGTCCGATCTACACTCTCTCAGCGATATTCCTGCTGACAAAACCAACGGTTGAGAATGTGCTCGGGATCATCTCGCTGATCATCTGGACTCTGATTCTGCTGATCACCATCCAATACGCCTGGCTTGCAATGAGCCTTGGACGGAAAGGTGAAGGGGGAACCATTGTACTCCGCGAACTGCTGGTTCCACTGCTCAAGAAGGGACGTGCCATCACCGTTGTGACGATGATGACCATTATTGGAATCTCGCTCTTCATTGGCGATGGTGTGATCACCCCAGCCATCAGTATCCTGAGCGCTGTCGAAGGGCTAGCCCTGATCCCTGGTCTTGAAATGATCGATCAGAATATACTGATCCTGATCGCAGCCGTGATCGCCATCATGCTCTTCTCATTTCAGAAGCGTGGAACCGAACGGGTAGCCTGGACATTTGGACCGATCATGGTCATCTGGTTTTCAGTTCTGACACTAACAGGCATTATCTCGCTGATTAAGATTCCATCCATCATCTTCGCTATCAACCCAATCCTGGGCTGGCAATTTTTGACAGGAAACGGGATCTCAGGCTTTTTAATCCTCTCTTCAGTGATCCTCTGTGCAACGGGCGGCGAAGCCCTCTATGCTGATATGGGGCACCTGGGGAGAGAACCAATCAGAAAAGCCTGGTATTTTATCTTCTTTGCTCTGATTTTGAATTATCTGGGGCAGGGGTCATTCATTCTCCAGAATCCCGGAGCAAAGAGCATCCTCTTTGACATGGTCTTTGCTCAATCCCACCTGTTATACATCCCATTCCTGCTACTCAGCATTGCAGCAACGGTGATCGCCTCACAGGCGATGATCAGCGGGATCTTCTCGATCGTATACCAGGGAATCAATACCCATATCCTTCCAATAATGAAGATCGACTACACCTCCAGCGAGTTGAGATCGCAGATCTATATCGATGTGATCAATTGGTTGTTGCTGTTCTCGATCCTGTTTGTGATGGTTATCTTCCGATCTTCATCCAACCTGACTGCAGCATACGGACTCGCGGTAAATGGTACAATGATGCTAACAGGGATCATGATTACGAGTATCTTCTTCCTGCGTGGATCGTACCTGAAGTCAACGATCGCCTGGTTTGTGACGATCATCGATATCGCATTTTTAATCGCAAACATCCATAAGATTCCAAGCGGTGCCTACTGGTCACTGATCATTGCGATGGTTCCGTTTATGATCATCATGATCTACATGCAGGGTCAGAAAAATCTGTACAAGGCATTAAAACCGATCCCACTCACGGTTTTCTTGCATCAGTACAATGAGATCTACCACACCATGAATAAGATCAGCGGGACCGCCCTCTTCTTTGCCCGGGATTTCCACAATATTCCGCCATACATGGCACTGACGATCTTCAAGAACAATATTATCTACCAGGATAACATCATCATCTCGATCGTTACCGGGGACTATCCCTTCGGTATAGAAGGGGCCTTCAAGAAGAACCTGGCCGATGGGCTCAGGGTCTATGAGATCAGAATGGGGTATATTCAGGTCGTGGACGTGGTCAAACTCTTCAAAGAGGCTAAAATAGATGAGAAGACCATTTTCTATGGGATCGAGGATATCGTCCCGAGCAACCTGATCTGGAAGATCTTTGCGATCATCAAGCGTCTGACCCCGTCATTCGTCCAGTTCTACAAACTCCCGGCAGATAAGATCCATGGCGTCGTCACCAGGATCGAGATGTGA
- a CDS encoding methyl-accepting chemotaxis protein — MSADKEDSPSGSLAPDPTTIALLIQGLDQLPIPMHVISKDHRILYTNEAAASLVGEKREDMIGKKCYDIFKSPNCKTPNCTCEIAMEKKILYSVDVPIGDRVIYVTSAPLMDSTGTVIGAIEYFPDVTGQKKAIADIITITEEAKSGDLSARTDLTLHTGDFKKMAEGINNLLDIFVEKNSSVRDFTKAEVERMAANLSLLAEGDLNFDLTVRPADEFTQAEYADFLKMNESLHQVQLAVCAVINDGALLTESIGKGKLSVRADTSRHKGDFRQIMAGFNQTLDDLIRRLRIVSVAVSKIGMGVIPEKITTETYGEFIDLRDNLNACIDGLGGLVEANQILERMANNDYSKGIEGNYLGLFEEVKIHVNTVKDRVNTLATSIEKIGDGDLSEWKEYVAIEKRSEQDRLIPGFIRTLKHLHALTEDTGKLARSAIEGRLETRADASAHEGEYRKIIEGINQTLDAVIGPLNIAADYVDQVSTGIMPEKITAEYKGDFNVLMGNFNHLIDVMRMRNDEIEMLIEAAIDGKLETRADPSKFEGGNKKMMEGINAMLDAVIGPLHVAADYVDKISSGEIPQKITDQYYGDFNTIKNNLNNCIDAIVEQANTAQKIAEGDLSVKVNVRSDNDLVAKSLVDVINVLANLQEELLRLTEASSQGKLTERGRADQFNGAYADVIHGVNHMLDEIILPIEAGNKILRQIRGGDLSERVEIECYGDHQKMKDAINGVHAWLNDLITFITKIANGDLTADMEKASERDQIHEWLILLKNNINALVVDAELLSAAAVEGKLETRADTTKLQGNYRKIIEGFNQTLDAVIGPLNIAIENVEKIAIGVAPDKITAEYKGDFNHLMINLNHLVDVMTIRNAEIEMLIEAAINGKLATRADPSKFEGGNRKMMEGVNAMLEAVIGPLNVAADYVDKISSGAIPLKITDQYNGDFNTIKNNLNTCIDHINALVADANMLSMAAVEGRLATRADATKHQGDYRKIVEGVNQTLDSVIGPVIEATRVAKEFSQYNYAARIDKNLILAGDFITVKEAMDNIGIAVSAAIGDIGVQVTDLAASAEEANASVEEVVSGAQQVAESAGKVSSNAEKGNQGLEQVLKAMEDLSAAVEEVTANTEAVATLANGANTLSKDGAELARKAELGMVGITRSTTEVDQIIGEIKVEMQKIGKIVGLISDLASQTNLLALNAAIEAARAGDAGRGFAVVAAEVKSLAQESRTSAESIAEMIGGLQQKSELAAVATASASKEVGEGSAVLSETLNVFNRIVGDIEKITRSVEEVASASEEQAATVEEITASVHEVSSLIGETASDAGDAAAASEESSAAIDEVGKIIENVNVVVDKVSMGIGKFRV, encoded by the coding sequence ATGTCTGCTGATAAAGAGGACAGTCCATCAGGGTCTCTGGCACCTGACCCGACAACGATAGCACTCCTCATTCAAGGACTTGATCAGCTCCCGATCCCGATGCATGTGATCAGCAAAGACCACAGGATTCTCTACACCAATGAGGCTGCTGCATCACTGGTTGGAGAGAAACGAGAAGATATGATCGGTAAAAAATGCTATGATATCTTCAAATCCCCAAACTGCAAAACCCCCAACTGCACGTGCGAGATCGCGATGGAAAAGAAGATCCTCTATAGTGTCGATGTTCCCATCGGGGACAGGGTGATCTACGTAACCAGTGCACCCCTGATGGACAGTACCGGCACCGTGATCGGTGCGATAGAGTACTTCCCTGATGTGACCGGACAGAAGAAGGCAATCGCCGATATAATCACAATCACAGAAGAGGCGAAGAGCGGGGATCTTTCGGCACGTACAGATCTTACCCTCCATACCGGGGACTTCAAGAAGATGGCCGAGGGAATCAACAATCTCCTCGACATCTTCGTCGAGAAGAACAGTTCGGTCAGGGATTTCACCAAGGCTGAGGTTGAACGGATGGCTGCAAACCTCTCCCTGCTCGCAGAGGGAGACCTCAACTTCGACCTGACCGTCAGGCCGGCCGACGAGTTCACTCAGGCAGAATACGCCGATTTTTTGAAGATGAACGAAAGTCTGCACCAGGTGCAGCTTGCGGTCTGTGCAGTGATCAACGATGGTGCTCTGCTCACTGAATCTATAGGAAAGGGGAAACTTTCAGTGCGTGCTGACACCTCCCGGCACAAAGGAGACTTCAGGCAGATCATGGCAGGGTTCAACCAGACGCTCGATGACCTAATTCGCAGGCTCCGTATTGTATCGGTTGCAGTCAGCAAGATCGGAATGGGAGTTATTCCAGAGAAGATCACAACCGAAACGTATGGAGAGTTCATTGATCTTAGGGACAACTTAAATGCCTGCATTGACGGGCTTGGCGGGCTGGTCGAGGCAAATCAAATCCTAGAACGGATGGCGAATAACGACTACAGTAAAGGGATTGAAGGGAACTACCTTGGCCTCTTTGAAGAGGTCAAGATCCATGTCAACACGGTCAAGGATCGGGTCAACACACTGGCCACCTCGATAGAGAAGATCGGCGATGGCGATCTCAGCGAGTGGAAGGAATATGTTGCCATAGAAAAGAGATCAGAGCAGGACCGGTTGATCCCGGGATTCATTCGAACACTTAAACATCTGCATGCTTTGACCGAAGATACGGGGAAACTCGCCAGATCAGCCATCGAAGGAAGACTTGAAACACGAGCTGATGCCTCGGCCCATGAGGGGGAATACCGAAAGATCATTGAGGGGATTAACCAGACGCTCGATGCCGTCATTGGACCATTGAACATCGCTGCTGACTATGTCGATCAAGTCAGCACAGGGATCATGCCTGAGAAGATCACGGCAGAGTATAAAGGTGATTTCAACGTCCTGATGGGAAATTTCAACCACCTGATCGATGTAATGAGGATGCGGAATGATGAGATCGAAATGCTGATCGAGGCTGCGATCGATGGAAAACTTGAAACTCGCGCTGATCCGTCAAAATTCGAGGGTGGTAACAAGAAGATGATGGAGGGAATCAATGCAATGCTCGACGCAGTCATCGGGCCCTTGCATGTCGCTGCCGACTATGTCGACAAGATCAGTTCCGGGGAAATTCCCCAGAAGATCACCGATCAGTATTACGGCGACTTCAACACCATCAAAAACAATCTGAACAACTGCATCGATGCGATTGTCGAACAGGCGAATACCGCACAGAAGATTGCAGAAGGCGACCTGTCGGTGAAGGTGAACGTACGATCTGATAACGATCTTGTTGCAAAGAGCCTGGTCGATGTCATTAATGTTCTCGCAAATCTACAGGAAGAACTGCTCCGGTTGACCGAAGCTTCCAGTCAGGGGAAACTGACTGAACGTGGAAGGGCGGATCAGTTCAATGGCGCATATGCCGATGTGATCCACGGCGTAAATCATATGCTTGATGAGATCATTCTTCCAATTGAGGCAGGCAACAAGATTCTGCGCCAGATCCGGGGTGGTGATCTGAGCGAACGTGTGGAGATCGAGTGCTATGGCGACCATCAAAAGATGAAAGATGCGATCAACGGCGTCCACGCGTGGTTGAATGACCTGATCACTTTTATTACAAAAATTGCCAATGGCGATCTCACCGCTGATATGGAGAAGGCATCCGAACGTGACCAGATCCATGAGTGGCTGATACTGCTCAAGAATAACATCAATGCACTCGTTGTTGATGCAGAATTGCTCTCAGCGGCAGCAGTCGAGGGTAAGCTTGAGACCCGGGCGGATACAACCAAACTCCAGGGGAACTACAGAAAGATCATTGAAGGGTTCAATCAGACGCTCGATGCCGTCATCGGGCCTTTGAATATTGCGATTGAAAATGTTGAAAAGATCGCCATAGGGGTCGCACCGGATAAGATCACGGCAGAATATAAGGGGGATTTCAACCACCTGATGATAAATCTGAACCACCTTGTCGATGTTATGACGATACGAAACGCTGAGATCGAGATGCTGATCGAGGCTGCAATCAATGGAAAACTCGCAACACGCGCTGATCCGTCAAAATTCGAGGGTGGTAACCGGAAGATGATGGAGGGTGTCAATGCGATGCTTGAAGCCGTCATCGGGCCTCTAAATGTCGCAGCAGATTATGTCGACAAGATCAGTTCCGGGGCGATCCCCCTGAAGATCACCGACCAGTACAACGGGGACTTCAACACCATCAAAAACAATCTGAACACCTGCATCGATCACATCAACGCACTCGTCGCAGATGCCAATATGCTCTCGATGGCAGCAGTCGAAGGCAGACTCGCAACCAGGGCAGATGCAACCAAACACCAGGGTGACTACAGGAAGATCGTTGAAGGGGTCAACCAGACACTCGACTCCGTTATCGGACCTGTCATTGAGGCGACGCGGGTCGCAAAAGAATTCTCCCAGTACAACTACGCGGCCAGGATCGACAAGAACCTCATATTGGCTGGAGACTTTATCACGGTCAAGGAGGCCATGGATAATATCGGAATCGCGGTCTCGGCTGCAATCGGAGATATTGGCGTGCAGGTGACCGACCTCGCAGCCTCGGCAGAGGAGGCGAACGCAAGTGTAGAGGAGGTGGTCTCAGGGGCACAGCAGGTCGCTGAAAGCGCCGGTAAGGTCAGTTCCAACGCTGAGAAAGGGAACCAGGGTCTCGAACAGGTGCTCAAAGCGATGGAGGATCTCTCCGCCGCCGTCGAAGAGGTGACTGCCAACACCGAGGCAGTAGCCACCCTTGCAAATGGTGCGAACACTCTCTCTAAGGACGGGGCCGAACTCGCTCGGAAGGCTGAACTGGGGATGGTTGGAATCACCCGATCCACCACCGAAGTGGACCAGATCATCGGCGAGATCAAGGTCGAGATGCAGAAGATCGGGAAGATCGTCGGCCTGATCTCGGACCTGGCCAGCCAGACCAACCTGCTCGCCCTGAACGCGGCAATCGAGGCCGCACGGGCTGGCGATGCCGGCCGCGGGTTCGCCGTGGTCGCAGCAGAGGTGAAGTCTCTTGCCCAGGAGTCGAGAACCTCAGCAGAATCGATCGCCGAGATGATCGGGGGACTTCAGCAAAAATCCGAACTGGCAGCGGTAGCCACAGCCTCAGCATCAAAGGAGGTCGGCGAAGGGTCGGCAGTTCTCTCCGAGACCCTGAATGTCTTCAACCGGATCGTTGGTGATATCGAGAAGATCACCCGTTCGGTCGAAGAGGTTGCAAGCGCCTCTGAAGAGCAGGCAGCCACCGTAGAGGAGATCACGGCCAGTGTCCATGAGGTGAGTTCCCTGATAGGCGAGACAGCCAGCGACGCAGGGGATGCAGCCGCTGCTAGTGAGGAGTCCTCGGCGGCGATCGACGAGGTCGGAAAGATCATCGAGAATGTGAATGTAGTCGTCGATAAAGTCTCCATGGGGATAGGAAAGTTCAGAGTCTGA
- a CDS encoding response regulator yields the protein MVVKAGPGSSRVAEPPPQITEPSIRILYVDDEPELLEIGTWFLEKTGIFTVTVSSSVKEGLKIIDSHSFDAIVSDYLMPEMDGIAFLKELRHRGDQTPFILFTGQGREQIAIEAYEQGADHYVQKGGDPRTQFVDLAHKIRASVEKRLIEEKNRALTRRLDFMSRINKALARSRDRDELLVEISDLAIQFWNFELCWTGFIDPEQSMVFPYIARSSDGQVPDIPGITLSDPKEGEGDDPCGDALIRGYPYTCNDISHLQVIPQWGEWAMTQGYNSLCSVPLKLYGDLIGAIVFISRQRDVFDGDRIEMFSEIGDDISFIFSTLEREERSHSTENTITASEPQNQSPDKDQLLNLIDQTTDGILLTDEEGMILIWNQSMERITGILKTQAQGMPLGAIYALLNAENDPEEYQQIDLMLKAGPTPWPDIPWKSTLITSGREKKEIETFWSVVQTSCGFRIQSIVREIFRQSSKNSHHIPMNSYLPTLIDDLLEVIYTVDKHGIVTRIGSAIERLSSYSARELIGKDLCELAYQKDRLVLKAMIMAAIQKDESPDLTFRIQDRDGTLHHMKGSHHPLNRTGKDSGLIGILSEVTTQTKTCTTLQRTTQKEDQLFEVIHHSLLNQITALNCYIELLVEDSRGKNPTDHYLGKIREIALAIQNQVFQIRDSREI from the coding sequence ATGGTTGTTAAAGCCGGACCAGGTTCTTCTAGGGTGGCAGAACCCCCACCACAGATCACAGAGCCTAGCATACGGATCCTCTATGTTGATGATGAACCTGAACTGCTTGAGATCGGAACATGGTTTCTGGAAAAGACAGGGATCTTCACAGTGACCGTCAGTTCGTCTGTTAAAGAGGGACTCAAGATCATCGACAGTCATTCATTCGATGCGATCGTTTCTGATTATCTGATGCCCGAAATGGACGGCATCGCTTTTCTCAAAGAGTTACGGCACCGTGGTGATCAGACCCCATTCATCCTCTTCACAGGCCAGGGAAGAGAACAGATCGCCATCGAGGCCTACGAACAGGGGGCAGACCATTATGTACAGAAAGGAGGCGACCCCCGCACACAATTTGTTGACCTTGCTCACAAGATCAGAGCCAGTGTTGAGAAACGTCTGATCGAAGAGAAGAACAGAGCTCTGACCAGACGTCTCGATTTCATGAGCCGAATCAACAAAGCACTTGCCCGGAGTCGGGACCGTGATGAACTGCTCGTAGAAATCTCCGACCTTGCGATCCAATTCTGGAATTTTGAACTCTGCTGGACTGGGTTCATCGACCCGGAACAGAGCATGGTGTTTCCCTATATCGCCCGCAGCAGTGATGGACAGGTGCCAGATATCCCCGGGATCACCCTATCAGATCCAAAAGAGGGAGAAGGGGATGACCCCTGTGGGGATGCATTGATTCGGGGATACCCTTATACCTGTAATGATATCAGTCATCTTCAGGTGATCCCCCAATGGGGTGAATGGGCAATGACCCAGGGCTACAACTCACTTTGTTCAGTGCCGCTCAAATTATATGGAGATCTGATCGGTGCAATTGTGTTCATATCTCGACAGAGAGATGTCTTTGATGGGGATCGGATAGAGATGTTCTCTGAGATTGGAGACGATATCTCATTTATTTTCAGTACCCTTGAGAGAGAGGAACGTTCTCATAGCACAGAGAATACTATCACCGCGAGTGAACCTCAAAACCAATCTCCAGACAAGGACCAACTGCTCAACCTGATCGATCAAACCACTGATGGGATCCTTCTGACCGACGAAGAAGGGATGATACTCATCTGGAATCAGAGCATGGAGCGGATCACCGGCATTTTAAAAACTCAGGCACAGGGAATGCCTCTCGGGGCGATATATGCCTTGCTCAACGCAGAAAATGACCCGGAAGAATATCAGCAGATAGATCTAATGCTCAAAGCAGGCCCTACACCATGGCCAGATATACCATGGAAGAGTACACTGATCACTTCCGGCAGAGAGAAAAAAGAGATTGAGACGTTCTGGTCTGTTGTTCAGACCAGTTGCGGGTTTAGAATACAGAGTATTGTCCGTGAAATTTTCAGGCAGTCATCAAAAAACTCACATCATATCCCAATGAACTCGTATCTCCCGACACTGATCGATGATCTCCTTGAGGTGATCTATACTGTGGATAAACACGGGATCGTCACTAGGATCGGTTCTGCGATCGAACGGCTCTCATCATATTCTGCACGGGAACTTATCGGTAAAGATCTCTGTGAACTGGCTTATCAAAAAGATAGACTCGTCCTGAAGGCCATGATAATGGCAGCCATACAGAAGGATGAATCACCAGATCTGACCTTTAGGATTCAGGACAGAGATGGCACGCTCCATCACATGAAGGGTTCGCACCACCCGCTGAACAGAACCGGGAAGGACAGCGGGTTAATCGGGATACTCTCAGAAGTGACCACACAGACAAAGACCTGCACTACCCTGCAGAGAACAACCCAAAAAGAGGATCAACTCTTTGAAGTCATCCACCATTCCCTCCTCAATCAAATCACTGCCCTGAACTGCTACATTGAACTGCTCGTCGAAGATAGCAGAGGGAAAAATCCGACGGATCATTATCTGGGAAAGATCAGAGAGATCGCATTGGCGATCCAGAATCAGGTCTTCCAGATCAGGGATAGCCGTGAGATATAG
- a CDS encoding lysylphosphatidylglycerol synthase transmembrane domain-containing protein codes for MERSQIKWVWISIAFSLLVLVGVMITTYDKNTLNYLLHFNPYYLLLAIGLRTSSLVFWALRIQKMAKSLGYKIPFFYSLNLVMANLLAGAITPGQAGGEPVRVHELYRADVKVGDATAIVIMERVLDGVVLTLMGIIAMLTLGGIWQSLSIEVIIAMMVAWTFMIGIVILLIFAARKPERAKKLILRVLSWAERKTPVERLKKSIVFANQEIDNFFAALNFFTSRGRRGLFEGTVFTILFWSSEFFVASLLLVALGQHPFIAESFLFQLIIAVVMMVPLTPGSSGIAELSATSLYVLIIPSSIVGVFVLLWRALLYYFNIIVGLVASLIIVRREMKRTGSDKSMTSIEEQTK; via the coding sequence ATGGAGCGGTCGCAGATAAAGTGGGTCTGGATTTCAATCGCATTCAGTTTACTGGTGCTGGTCGGGGTTATGATCACCACCTACGACAAGAATACCCTCAATTACCTGCTCCATTTTAATCCATATTACCTTCTGTTAGCGATCGGCCTCCGAACCAGCTCGCTGGTATTCTGGGCATTACGTATCCAGAAGATGGCAAAATCACTGGGATATAAGATTCCATTTTTCTATTCACTCAACCTGGTGATGGCCAACCTGCTCGCCGGCGCGATCACACCAGGACAGGCAGGCGGGGAACCGGTCAGGGTTCATGAACTCTATCGGGCCGATGTCAAGGTCGGCGACGCCACCGCGATTGTGATCATGGAGAGAGTACTGGATGGCGTCGTCCTGACTCTGATGGGAATCATCGCGATGCTGACGCTCGGTGGGATCTGGCAATCTCTCTCAATTGAAGTGATCATCGCAATGATGGTCGCCTGGACGTTCATGATCGGGATTGTTATCCTGCTGATCTTTGCAGCACGAAAACCAGAACGGGCAAAGAAACTGATACTCAGAGTGTTATCCTGGGCAGAGCGCAAGACCCCGGTAGAACGACTGAAGAAGTCGATAGTATTTGCCAACCAGGAGATCGATAACTTCTTCGCGGCCCTCAACTTTTTTACGAGTAGAGGCCGGCGTGGACTCTTCGAAGGGACTGTCTTCACCATCCTCTTCTGGTCATCAGAGTTCTTCGTTGCGTCGCTGCTGTTGGTCGCGCTCGGGCAACACCCGTTCATCGCCGAATCGTTCCTGTTCCAGTTGATCATAGCCGTCGTGATGATGGTCCCGCTGACCCCAGGATCATCAGGGATCGCTGAACTCTCGGCGACATCCCTGTACGTCCTGATCATACCATCGTCGATCGTCGGTGTTTTTGTGCTGCTCTGGAGAGCCCTGCTCTACTACTTCAACATTATCGTCGGGCTGGTTGCAAGTCTGATCATCGTCCGACGCGAGATGAAGAGGACTGGGTCTGATAAAAGCATGACATCTATAGAAGAACAGACCAAATAG
- a CDS encoding sodium-translocating pyrophosphatase — MYVQLIITATAGLIALAVAALFAFEVMKADTGTAGMQSVAAAIKEGAIAFIKRQYSTIAVLALLVAVLIFAVFSFTGNTELAWHTAVAFLFGAFFSGLAGIIGMWVSVHANLRSAAAARTSLGKAVKIALRGGAVSGLTIVSLSLLGVAIIFTLLGANPQETPFVIVGFGFGASFIALFAQLGGGIYTKAADVGADLVGKVEAGIPEDDPRNPAVIADLVGDNVGDCAGRGADLFESTVAENIGAMILGVALFPIFGVNGVLFPLVAGSFGLLATIIGILSVTEKDGNNPDPMRGLNKGYYVTAFISMILFYVAVTWFLGNIWFFYAGLVGVGLSLVFVYITQYYTDSKYRPVQSIAKASVTGAATNIITGLSVAFETTGVSAIAISIALLLSYKLGEMSGVANGGLYGTAMATMGMLAPCAYILAMDTFGPIVDNAGGIVEMSGQNEETNRRIAILDSAGNTTKALTKGYAVGSAALSAFLLFNAYMTDITKLTGKAFEVVNLAQIPVFVGALLGAMLVFLFTSLAIRAVGETAQYIITEVRLQFKNPGILKGTVKPDYARCVDITTKGALKNMILPGTLVVLFPIIIGYLLKYEAMAAFLMVATIVGLLLALVLNNGGGAWDNVKKFIESGEYGGKGSEAHKAAVVGDTVGDPFKDTAGPSLHVLVKLLATITLVFAALYI; from the coding sequence ATGTATGTCCAGTTGATTATTACCGCTACAGCCGGCCTGATTGCGCTGGCTGTCGCAGCATTATTCGCATTTGAGGTGATGAAAGCTGATACAGGGACTGCGGGGATGCAGTCTGTGGCAGCGGCGATCAAAGAGGGGGCAATCGCCTTTATCAAGAGGCAGTACTCGACGATCGCAGTTCTAGCTCTCCTAGTTGCGGTGTTGATCTTTGCGGTCTTCAGTTTCACCGGGAATACGGAACTGGCCTGGCACACGGCCGTGGCGTTTCTGTTCGGAGCATTCTTCAGTGGTCTCGCAGGGATCATCGGCATGTGGGTATCGGTCCACGCCAACCTTCGCTCGGCCGCTGCAGCACGGACAAGCCTTGGAAAGGCTGTGAAGATTGCACTTCGCGGTGGAGCGGTATCAGGTCTGACGATCGTATCGCTTTCACTTCTCGGTGTCGCTATCATCTTCACACTGCTTGGAGCAAACCCGCAGGAGACCCCCTTTGTCATCGTCGGGTTCGGGTTTGGAGCTTCATTCATCGCGCTCTTCGCCCAGCTCGGTGGTGGGATCTACACCAAGGCGGCAGATGTCGGTGCTGATCTGGTCGGCAAGGTCGAGGCAGGGATCCCTGAAGACGATCCACGCAACCCGGCCGTCATCGCAGATCTCGTCGGGGATAACGTCGGGGACTGCGCCGGTCGTGGTGCAGACCTGTTCGAATCCACTGTTGCAGAGAATATCGGGGCTATGATCCTCGGTGTCGCGCTCTTCCCGATCTTTGGGGTGAATGGCGTCCTCTTCCCACTGGTGGCCGGCTCGTTCGGGCTGCTGGCGACGATCATCGGGATTCTCTCAGTCACTGAGAAGGACGGCAACAATCCCGATCCAATGCGGGGACTCAACAAGGGATATTATGTGACTGCGTTCATCTCCATGATTCTCTTCTACGTGGCGGTCACCTGGTTCCTTGGAAATATATGGTTCTTCTATGCTGGTCTTGTCGGCGTTGGACTCTCGCTGGTCTTCGTCTATATCACCCAGTATTACACAGACTCAAAATACAGGCCAGTTCAGTCTATCGCAAAAGCTTCGGTGACCGGAGCCGCGACCAACATCATCACAGGACTTTCAGTTGCGTTTGAGACCACCGGTGTCTCAGCAATTGCCATCAGCATTGCTCTGCTCCTCTCATACAAACTCGGAGAGATGAGCGGTGTCGCAAACGGTGGACTGTATGGTACCGCAATGGCTACGATGGGAATGCTTGCACCCTGTGCATATATTCTCGCAATGGATACCTTCGGACCGATCGTCGACAATGCCGGTGGCATCGTCGAGATGAGTGGCCAGAACGAGGAGACAAACAGGCGGATTGCAATCCTTGACTCGGCCGGAAACACCACCAAGGCTCTGACCAAGGGATACGCAGTCGGCAGTGCGGCACTCTCTGCGTTCCTACTCTTCAACGCATATATGACCGATATCACAAAGTTGACAGGGAAAGCATTCGAAGTTGTCAACCTTGCACAGATCCCAGTCTTCGTCGGTGCCCTGCTCGGTGCAATGCTCGTCTTCCTCTTCACATCGCTCGCAATCCGGGCAGTCGGAGAGACAGCCCAGTACATCATCACCGAGGTCAGACTCCAGTTCAAGAACCCAGGAATCCTGAAAGGGACTGTCAAGCCCGACTATGCCAGGTGTGTCGACATCACCACCAAGGGGGCCCTCAAAAACATGATCCTCCCAGGAACACTGGTGGTACTCTTCCCTATCATCATCGGATACCTGCTCAAATATGAAGCGATGGCCGCTTTCCTGATGGTCGCAACCATCGTTGGACTGCTCCTCGCATTGGTGCTCAACAACGGTGGTGGCGCATGGGATAATGTCAAGAAATTCATCGAGAGCGGTGAATACGGTGGTAAAGGAAGTGAGGCTCATAAAGCCGCAGTTGTCGGTGACACCGTCGGTGACCCCTTCAAGGACACCGCAGGGCCATCACTCCACGTGCTGGTGAAACTGCTCGCAACGATCACGCTGGTCTTTGCCGCACTCTACATCTAA